A single Oncorhynchus mykiss isolate Arlee chromosome 22, USDA_OmykA_1.1, whole genome shotgun sequence DNA region contains:
- the spc25 gene encoding kinetochore protein Spc25 isoform X1, whose translation MNCITDANIGNWFSSTMEDIRNKMLFQGTAEMTETGMDWVQTHRKTVRSVLDTCSKKCKDDEIIFETIDSYKTDLENKNASLVEKRNAIAKRLSEVEGKNEQKSKIIEKIEMVRVEQAKKKKLIVSQNKANKDRLKNLNKAKQVFQGRLGLEIRKIHGEKLQFIFRDINPRDSECVYTFMLRISEGGLYQIVSSDPPLDCMAHLEQRLQETNNFSAFLANVRREFLALKPQ comes from the exons ATGAACTGCATTACAGATGCAAACATTGGGAATTGGTTTAGTAGCACAATGGAAGACATTCGCAACAAAATGCTTTTTCAGGGAACGGCCGAGATGACGGAGACCGGCATGGATTGGGTTCAAACCCACCGAAAGACCGTCAGATCTGTTCTCG ATACGTGTTCAAAGAAATGCAAGGATGATGAAATAATATTTGAAACGATAGACTCATACAAAACAG ACTTGGAAAATAAAAATGCCTCATTGGTGGAGAAGAGAAATGCCATTGCGAAGAGACTGTCTGAAGTGGAAGGGAAGAACGAACAGAAAAGCAAGATCATTGAAAAGATTGAGATGGTCCGAGTGGAACAAgccaagaaaaaaaaat TGATTGTGTCCCAAAACAAAGCCAACAAGGACAGACTGAAAAATCTCAACAAAGCCAAGCAGGTGTTTCAGGGTCGGCTGGGATTGGAAATTAGAAAAATTCACG GAGAGAAATTGCAGTTTATCTTCCGAGACATCAACCCAAGAGACTCGGAATGTGTATACACCTTCATGCTGAGGATCAGCGAAGGAGGATTATAccaga TTGTGTCTAGCGACCCACCACTGGACTGCATGGCTCACTTGGAGCAGAGACTCCAGGAGACCAACAACTTCTCTGCCTTCCTTGCAAATGTCCGGAGAGAATTTCTCGCTCTAAAACCCCAAtag
- the nostrin gene encoding nostrin translates to MADPVSTCAYNLLYQDLKKFSKNGEHFCKELMTVFQQRAELEISYAKGLQKLAGKLMKASKGMNDNSTYRAWCHVSDDMYSTADTHRALGSAFQAEAILEIRQVIEEHNKRKRPLDNVVERNAKLVVTNWSEQIKMKKKLVGLTREHEALFNFVEKNTRICTEKEKQKMLTRLTKSAEAQTRTDEEYFTINMDGHEIRLKWENTLKNCYQIIQEVEKQRIEVLCNILSKYNLHMASFRHTLVHRQKQIEQAIQKVDVEKDILNLVEETSVTAEENKAKFLMTDYFEEDSKSLMEKDRRRDAIKSKLQRLGDSIAKTKKDCEGLERLVKTYSENPSFSNKNNLEETEQLIDETTLKLNLLEATHCKLSSTLAELEGKPKTLHRFSASITKWKEKDCEHSIVQLSRPVKIKKTPFRSRLRSSIIYKGPPQSVTSAEASSVEVNKVYTAVIQDTAAPGECGSVNGAMSLTDDKEGEGAEWCSIGKCKAVYDFTSDRDDELNMKEGDLLDIYQKEDSGWWYGILNGQIGHFPSTYIEELPMLSVVETSDV, encoded by the exons ATGGCGGACCCTGTGAGCACCTGTGCT TACAACCTGTTGTACCAAGATCTGAAGAAGTTCTCAAAAAATGGGGAGCATTTCTGTAAGGAGCTCATGACAGTATTTCAGCAAAG GGCTGAGCTGGAGATCAGTTATGCCAAGGGGCTTCAGAAGCTTGCTGGAAAACTCATGAAGGCATCCAAAGGAATGAATGACAA TTCCACATACCGAGCATGGTGCCATGTATCTGATGACATGTACTCtacagcagacacacacag AGCACTAGGAAGTGCTTTTCAGGCAGAGGCAATTTTAGAAATTCGACAAGTAATTGAGGAGCACAACAAGAGGAAGAGACCT CTTGATAATGTTGTTGAAAGAAATGCAAAACTTGTTGTGACGAACTGGAGTGAACAAATCAAG ATGAAGAAGAAATTGGTTGGATTGACAAGAGAGCATGAGGCCCTGTTCAACTTTGTTGAAAAGAATACACGTATTTGCACAGAAAAAGAAAAACAGAAG ATGCTGACCAGACTGACAAAGTCTGCTGAGGCCCAGACCAGAACAGATGAGGAGTACTTCACCATCAACATGGATGGCCATGAAATCAGACTGAAGTGGGAAAATACACTGAAAAACTGCTACCAG ATAATCCAGGAGGTTGAGAAACAGCGGATAGAAGTTCTGTGCAACATATTGAGTAAATACAACCTCCACATGGCAAGCTTCAGACACACCCTTGTACAT agacagaaacaaatAGAACAAGCCATCCAGAAAGTTGATGTGGAAAAGGATATCCTAAATCTGGTGGAGGAGACCAGTGTAACAGCAGAGGAGAACAAGGCTAAGTTTCTGATGACTGATTATTTT GAGGAGGACAGTAAGTCATTGATGGAAaaagacaggagaagagatgCCATCAAGTCCAAACTCCAGCGGCTGGGGGACAGTATCGCAAAAACAAAGAAAGACTGTGAAG GTCTTGAGAGACTGGTGAAGACTTACTCTGAAAACCCATCGTTCTCAAACAAAAATAACCTGGAAGAAACGGAACAGTTGATTGATGAG ACCACTCTGAAACTGAACCTTCTTGAAGCAACTCATTGCAAACTCTCCAGCACATTGGCTGAATTGGAGGGAAAACCTAAGACTTTGCATCGATTCAGTGCCAGTATAACAAAATGGAAAGAAAAA GATTGCGAGCACAGTATTGTTCAGCTGTCCCGTCCAGTCAAAATAAAAAAGACACCGTTCAGATCGCGTTTGAGGAGCTCCATCATTTACAAAGGACCCCCTCAGAGTGTGACATCAGCAGAGGCCTCATCAGTAGAAGTAAACAAAgtctacactgctgtcatccaaGATACTGCAGCTCCAGGGGAATGTGGCTCTGTCAATGGAGCCATGTCCTTGACTGATGACAAGGAAGGAGAAG GTGCAGAGTGGTGTAGCATTGGGAAATGCAAAGCTGTTTACGATTTCACATCAGACAGAGATGATGAGTTGAATATGAAAGAAG GAGACCTTCTTGACATCTATCAAAAAGAAGACAGCGGTTGGTGGTATGGGATATTGAATGGACAGATAGGCCATTTTCCATCAACCTACATTGAGGAGCTGCCCATGTTAAGTGTTGTAGAAACATCAGATGTATGA
- the spc25 gene encoding kinetochore protein Spc25 isoform X2, with translation MNCITDANIGNWFSSTMEDIRNKMLFQGTAEMTETGMDWVQTHRKTVRSVLDTCSKKCKDDEIIFETIDSYKTDLENKNASLVEKRNAIAKRLSEVEGKNEQKSKIIEKIEMVRVEQAKKKKLIVSQNKANKDRLKNLNKAKQVFQGRLGLEIRKIHEKLQFIFRDINPRDSECVYTFMLRISEGGLYQIVSSDPPLDCMAHLEQRLQETNNFSAFLANVRREFLALKPQ, from the exons ATGAACTGCATTACAGATGCAAACATTGGGAATTGGTTTAGTAGCACAATGGAAGACATTCGCAACAAAATGCTTTTTCAGGGAACGGCCGAGATGACGGAGACCGGCATGGATTGGGTTCAAACCCACCGAAAGACCGTCAGATCTGTTCTCG ATACGTGTTCAAAGAAATGCAAGGATGATGAAATAATATTTGAAACGATAGACTCATACAAAACAG ACTTGGAAAATAAAAATGCCTCATTGGTGGAGAAGAGAAATGCCATTGCGAAGAGACTGTCTGAAGTGGAAGGGAAGAACGAACAGAAAAGCAAGATCATTGAAAAGATTGAGATGGTCCGAGTGGAACAAgccaagaaaaaaaaat TGATTGTGTCCCAAAACAAAGCCAACAAGGACAGACTGAAAAATCTCAACAAAGCCAAGCAGGTGTTTCAGGGTCGGCTGGGATTGGAAATTAGAAAAATTCACG AGAAATTGCAGTTTATCTTCCGAGACATCAACCCAAGAGACTCGGAATGTGTATACACCTTCATGCTGAGGATCAGCGAAGGAGGATTATAccaga TTGTGTCTAGCGACCCACCACTGGACTGCATGGCTCACTTGGAGCAGAGACTCCAGGAGACCAACAACTTCTCTGCCTTCCTTGCAAATGTCCGGAGAGAATTTCTCGCTCTAAAACCCCAAtag
- the cers6 gene encoding ceramide synthase 6 isoform X1 produces MAGILAWFWNERFWLPHNVTWADLKNTDEATFPQAEDLYVACPLAFCIFMIRLVFERFIARPCALGLKIQANGPQKAQPNAILEKVFTAITKHPDEKRLEGLSKQLDWDVRTIQRWFRQRRNQEKPSTLARFCESMWRFTFYLYIFTYGVRFLKKTTWLWNTRECWYNYPYQPLTVDIHYYYILELSFYLSLLFSQFTDIRRKDFLIMFLHHLATITLITFSYVNNMARVGTLVMCLHDAADVLMEVAKMANYAKCQRLCNLLFVMFAMVFISSRLGVYPVWILNTTLFESWEIVGPYPSWWVFNLLLILLQFLHSFWSYLIVKIACRAISRGKVGKWNPLHVSKDDRSDIESSSDEDNGPPPIQKHYNSTTNGTNKAHGTNGYLSAGAPCPDEH; encoded by the exons ATGGCTGGTATTTTGGCATGGTTTTGGAACGAGAGATTTTGGCTCCCTCACAATGTAACCTGGGCTGACTTAAAAAACACAGATGAGGCAACCTTCCCGCAAGCCGAGGATTTGTATGTGGCTTGTCCTTTAGCCTTCTGCATCTTTATGATTCGACTGGTTTTCGAAAG GTTTATTGCCAGACCATGTGCCTTGGGTCTCAAGATACAAGCCAATGGACCACAGAAAGCCCAGCCCAATGCCATTTTGGAGAAGGTGTTCACTGCTATCACCAAg CACCCAGATGAGAAGAGGTTGGAGGGCCTGTCCAAACAGCTGGACTGGGATGTGCGGACCATCCAGCGCTGGTTCCGACAGCGCAGGAACCAGGAGAAGCCCAGCACGTTGGCTCGCTTTTGTGAGAGCAT GTGGAGATTTACATTTTACCTCTATATATTTACCTATGGAGTGCGTTTCCTTAAAAAG ACCACATGGCTATGGAACACAAGAGAGTGCTGGTATAACTACCCTTATCAG CCACTGACGGTGGACATCCACTATTACTATATACTGGAGCTGTCGTTCTACCTGTCCCTGCTCTTCTCCCAGTTCACAGATATCAGGAGGAAG GACTTCCTGATCATGTTTCTGCACCACCTGGCGACAATCACCCTCATCACCTTCTCCTACGTCAACAACATGGCTAGAGTGGGCACGCTGGTCATGTGTCTCCACGACGCCGCCGACGTCCTGATGGAG GTTGCCAAAATGGCCAACTATGCCAAGTGCCAGAGACTTTGCAACCTCCTGTTTGTCATGTTTGCTATGGTCTTCATCAGCTCCAGGTTGGGTGTCTATCCTGTCTG GATTTTAAACACTACCTTGTTTGAGAGCTGGGAGATCGTGGGGCCATACCCCTCCTGGTGGGTGTTCAACTTGCTGCTGATCCTGCTGCAGTTCCTGCACTCCTTCTGGTCCTACCTTATAGTGAAGATAGCCTGCCGAGCCATCTCTAGAGGAAAG GTGGGGAAATGGAATCCTTTACAT GTGTCGAAAGACGACCGCAGTGACATTGAATCCAGCTCTGACGAGGACAACGGTCCTCCGCCTATTCAGAAGCACTACAACAGCACCACCAACGGGACCAATAAAGCCCACGGGACCAACGGGTACTTGTCAGCAGGGGCCCCGTGTCCAGACGAACACTGA
- the cers6 gene encoding ceramide synthase 6 isoform X2, whose product MAGILAWFWNERFWLPHNVTWADLKNTDEATFPQAEDLYVACPLAFCIFMIRLVFERFIARPCALGLKIQANGPQKAQPNAILEKVFTAITKHPDEKRLEGLSKQLDWDVRTIQRWFRQRRNQEKPSTLARFCESMWRFTFYLYIFTYGVRFLKKTTWLWNTRECWYNYPYQPLTVDIHYYYILELSFYLSLLFSQFTDIRRKDFLIMFLHHLATITLITFSYVNNMARVGTLVMCLHDAADVLMEVAKMANYAKCQRLCNLLFVMFAMVFISSRLGVYPVWILNTTLFESWEIVGPYPSWWVFNLLLILLQFLHSFWSYLIVKIACRAISRGKVSKDDRSDIESSSDEDNGPPPIQKHYNSTTNGTNKAHGTNGYLSAGAPCPDEH is encoded by the exons ATGGCTGGTATTTTGGCATGGTTTTGGAACGAGAGATTTTGGCTCCCTCACAATGTAACCTGGGCTGACTTAAAAAACACAGATGAGGCAACCTTCCCGCAAGCCGAGGATTTGTATGTGGCTTGTCCTTTAGCCTTCTGCATCTTTATGATTCGACTGGTTTTCGAAAG GTTTATTGCCAGACCATGTGCCTTGGGTCTCAAGATACAAGCCAATGGACCACAGAAAGCCCAGCCCAATGCCATTTTGGAGAAGGTGTTCACTGCTATCACCAAg CACCCAGATGAGAAGAGGTTGGAGGGCCTGTCCAAACAGCTGGACTGGGATGTGCGGACCATCCAGCGCTGGTTCCGACAGCGCAGGAACCAGGAGAAGCCCAGCACGTTGGCTCGCTTTTGTGAGAGCAT GTGGAGATTTACATTTTACCTCTATATATTTACCTATGGAGTGCGTTTCCTTAAAAAG ACCACATGGCTATGGAACACAAGAGAGTGCTGGTATAACTACCCTTATCAG CCACTGACGGTGGACATCCACTATTACTATATACTGGAGCTGTCGTTCTACCTGTCCCTGCTCTTCTCCCAGTTCACAGATATCAGGAGGAAG GACTTCCTGATCATGTTTCTGCACCACCTGGCGACAATCACCCTCATCACCTTCTCCTACGTCAACAACATGGCTAGAGTGGGCACGCTGGTCATGTGTCTCCACGACGCCGCCGACGTCCTGATGGAG GTTGCCAAAATGGCCAACTATGCCAAGTGCCAGAGACTTTGCAACCTCCTGTTTGTCATGTTTGCTATGGTCTTCATCAGCTCCAGGTTGGGTGTCTATCCTGTCTG GATTTTAAACACTACCTTGTTTGAGAGCTGGGAGATCGTGGGGCCATACCCCTCCTGGTGGGTGTTCAACTTGCTGCTGATCCTGCTGCAGTTCCTGCACTCCTTCTGGTCCTACCTTATAGTGAAGATAGCCTGCCGAGCCATCTCTAGAGGAAAG GTGTCGAAAGACGACCGCAGTGACATTGAATCCAGCTCTGACGAGGACAACGGTCCTCCGCCTATTCAGAAGCACTACAACAGCACCACCAACGGGACCAATAAAGCCCACGGGACCAACGGGTACTTGTCAGCAGGGGCCCCGTGTCCAGACGAACACTGA